In one Arachis duranensis cultivar V14167 chromosome 9, aradu.V14167.gnm2.J7QH, whole genome shotgun sequence genomic region, the following are encoded:
- the LOC110275432 gene encoding exocyst complex component EXO70B1-like yields the protein MEKSFSFSSYHFSAASQKQRDKDLESSSSIRGGPQWKSAGGEEELAAFFHDHDTILQVSEEVDGFLETSATTPPLLHVPDCVHRLTKILDSMVYRYNTGKSKLGKDAEDDDLFLAVVDRISKISAILSTFPCDPSVLDKTTFSLEKAMSFLEKHLCTILQDPKSSTTTTTPTSSNHGSFRSGSGSESKPKPPKKSSSFGSLTQVHDAALCSPFDLVNLSDPPIIPTLSSHQDQDQDTSFPAFSPEKVSLMNKIASAMIAAGYQTECCVAFASFRRIAFKTALQEFGYVSVGMEEIHKMQWEMLEGEIATWNNAVRHCITVLFNGEKKLYASVFPNQQSISQNLLSDLARAVIIHFLNFAQGVVLTLLTVEKLFKFLDMYETLRDVVEIAIADGSYLERCRKELAHEIATTKLRIAEATMAMFRDLENSVKGDNDRVPVPNGAIHPLTRYVMNYLEYACEYKDTLEQVLRQCLHDDYHSCRYYSPIRKIELEEDDGTPKNSALAIQLMTIMDLLSLNLEYKAMLYKDFALRSVFLMNNGRYIVQKVKGCKDLHQCMGDNWCRKRQSGLKLHHKDYRTETWSKVLNCLSTDGLQGNTSSVLSPRANKDKKPKQEVKDKFKRFNSTFEDIYKTQSSWVVSDEQLKSELRASIAALVIPAYRSFYGRFKHHLNSSRHVDKYIKYHPEDIEALIEELFDGGTSKRKS from the coding sequence ATGGAGAAATCCTTCAGTTTTTCATCATATCATTTTAGCGCTGCTTCTCAGAAACAGAGAGACAAGGATTTGGAATCATCATCATCCATTCGCGGCGGCCCGCAATGGAAATCAGCCGGAGGAGAGGAGGAACTGGCGGCATTCTTCCACGACCACGACACCATCCTACAAGTTTCCGAGGAAGTGGATGGTTTCCTTGAAACCAGTGCTACCACTCCTCCTCTTCTACATGTCCCTGATTGCGTTCACCGTCTAACCAAGATATTGGATTCCATGGTGTATAGATACAACACCGGTAAAAGCAAGTTGGGCAAAGATGCAGAAGATGATGACTTGTTTCTCGCCGTTGTGGATCGCATCTCAAAGATCTCTGCTATTCTCTCTACCTTCCCCTGTGATCCCTCTGTCTTGGACAAAACTACCTTCTCCTTGGAAAAAGCTATGTCGTTCTTGGAGAAACATCTCTGCACCATTTTACAGGATCCAAAAtcatccaccaccaccaccacccctACCTCCAGCAACCACGGCAGCTTTCGATCCGGATCCGGATCCGAATCCAAACCTAAACCTCCTAAAAAATCATCTTCCTTCGGTTCTCTTACTCAAGTTCATGATGCGGCGCTTTGTTCTCCCTTtgaccttgtaaatctcagtgaTCCTCCTATAATACCTACTCTATCGTCTCATCAGGATCAAGATCAAGATACATCGTTCCCTGCATTCTCTCCGGAGAAAGTTTCACTCATGAACAAGATCGCCAGCGCCATGATCGCCGCGGGATATCAAACGGAGTGTTGCGTGGCTTTCGCCAGCTTCAGGAGGATCGCCTTCAAAACCGCGCTGCAAGAGTTCGGGTACGTGAGCGTAGGCATGGAAGAGATCCATAAAATGCAATGGGAAATGCTGGAAGGAGAGATTGCCACGTGGAACAACGCGGTTCGACATTGCATAACCGTTTTGTTCAACGGCGAAAAAAAGCTCTACGCCTCAGTTTTCCCCAATCAACAATCCATATCTCAAAACCTCTTGAGCGATCTTGCACGCGCCGTAATCATTCATTTCCTGAACTTCGCACAAGGTGTCGTGTTAACATTGCTCACCGTAGAGAAGCTGTTCAAGTTTCTAGACATGTATGAGACGCTGAGGGACGTGGTGGAGATCGCCATCGCCGACGGTTCTTACTTAGAGAGGTGCAGGAAGGAGCTGGCGCACGAGATAGCCACCACCAAGCTTCGAATAGCAGAGGCCACCATGGCCATGTTTCGCGACCTGGAAAATTCCGTTAAGGGTGACAACGACAGGGTTCCGGTTCCTAACGGCGCAATTCACCCGTTGACGCGCTATGTGATGAATTACCTGGAGTATGCTTGCGAGTACAAGGACACATTGGAACAAGTTCTGCGACAATGCCTTCATGATGATTATCATAGTTGCCGTTATTACAGTCCTATCCGCAAAATCGAGTTAGAGGAGGACGATGGAACGCCTAAGAATTCAGCCTTGGCGATTCAGTTAATGACAATCATGGACCTGTTGAGCTTGAATCTTGAGTACAAGGCCATGTTGTATAAGGATTTTGCATTGAGAAGTGTTTTCTTGATGAATAATGGGAGGTACATAGTGCAGAAGGTGAAAGGGTGCAAAGATCTTCACCAATGCATGGGTGATAATTGGTGTAGAAAGAGGCAATCCGGGTTAAAACTGCACCATAAAGATTACCGGACAGAAACATGGTCTAAGGTTTTGAACTGCCTTAGTACAGATGGACTTCAAGGAAACACGAGTAGTGTGTTAAGCCCGAGAGccaataaagataaaaagccGAAACAAGAGGTAAAAGATAAGTTTAAACGTTTCAATAGCACGTTTGAAGATATATATAAAACGCAGAGTTCTTGGGTGGTTAGTGATGAACAGCTTAAGTCTGAGCTCAGAGCTTCAATAGCTGCTTTGGTGATCCCAGCTTACCGCTCCTTTTATGGCAGATTCAAGCACCATTTAAATTCTAGTAGACATGTTGACAAGTATATTAAGTATCATCCTGAAGATATTGAGGCTTTAATTGAAGAACTATTTGATGGGGGTACTTCTAAAAGGAAATCGTGA
- the LOC107467677 gene encoding delta(3,5)-Delta(2,4)-dienoyl-CoA isomerase, peroxisomal translates to MAEEKYKTLEVVEKNPKSGVFHLYLNRPRQRNALTHDFFTEFPKALYALDHNRDVNVIVLSGAGDHFCSGIDISQLKSITQSYHDAGESLRRQILAMQDSVTALERCQKPVIASIHGACIGGAIDIVTACDLRYCTEDAFFSVKEVDLALAADLGTLQRLPLIVGYGNAMELALTARWFSGSEAKQLGLVSRAFPSKDDLDQAVSVLAQEIAAKSPLAIMGTKTVLLKSRDLTVDQGLDFVATMNSARLLSSDLTEAVAAQLQKRKPVFSKL, encoded by the exons ATGGCGGAGGAGAAATACAAAACCCTAGAGGTAGTAGAGAAGAACCCCAAATCAGGGGTGTTCCACCTTTACTTGAATCGTCCGAGACAACGCAACGCTCTGACGCATGATTTCTTCACTGAGTTCCCCAAAGCCCTGTATGCCCTGGACCACAACCGTGACGTCAACGTCATCGTGTTATCCGGCGCCGGCGATCACTTCTGCTCCGGCATCGACATTTCCCAGTTGAAATCTATCACGCAGTCCTACCACGATGCCGGGGAGAGTCTCCGTCGGCAGATCCTGGCGATGCAAGATTCCGTCACGGCGTTGGAGCGGTGCCAGAAGCCAGTGATTGCTAGTATCCATGGCGCTTGCATCGGTGGTGCAATTGACATCGTGACAGCCTGTGACTTAAGGTATTGCACGGAGGACGCGTTCTTTTCGGTGAAGGAGGTTGATTTGGCCCTGGCTGCTGATCTCGGCACTCTTCAGAGACTGCCATTAATTGTTGGCTACGGTAACGCCATGGAGTTGGCCTTGACAGCTCGCTGGTTTTCCGGTTCCGAGGCTAAGCAGTTGGGCCTCGTTTCTCGCGCTTTCCCTTCCAAAGATGACCTCGATCAAGCTGTCTCGGTTCTTGCTCAGG AAATTGCTGCCAAGTCTCCCCTTGCAATCATGGGGACAAAAACAGTGCTGCTTAAAAGTAGGGACTTAACTGTGGATCAGGGATTGGACTTTGTTGCAACCATGAATTCTGCCAGATTGTTGTCAAGTGATTTAACTGAAGCAGTAGCAGCACAACTGCAGAAACGAAAGCCAGTTTTCTCGAAGCTGTGA
- the LOC107467622 gene encoding coiled-coil domain-containing protein SCD2 — protein MERKGSESPVSVRQWSSESSSLSSRNAAAGHARSSSLTLTGNNGISTVKRNQNVAAKAAAQRPRLLPQNPVVLEEAPASASYLRPAPALSPAPAQSPTVNRPPLSLRTPTLAAAAAAAPAPAPAPAPAPLDPLIRSNKPKDKRFPFDSGLVQPKDSGGNRDASALLDEVDMLQEENESILDKLKVEEERCKEAEARVRELEKQVASLGEGVSLEAKLLSRKEAALRQREAALKNAKDSKDGIGKEITSLKAAVENAKVEVAAAVSQLNGAESEVKALRSMTHRMILTQKEMEEVVLKRCWLARYWGLAAKYGICADVAVSKYELWSSLAPLPFEVVLSAGQKAKEECWEKGDEAPDKRSKLVPDLNDLTGEGNIESMLSVEMGLKELASLKVEDAIVQVLAQQRRPSSARQSVSDIKSPGDPKFMEAFELSPEESEDVLFKEAWLTYFWRRAKAHGIEEDIAKERLQFWIGRSVHSPTSHDAVDVDQGLLELRKLGIEHRLWEASRKEVDHEYTIAPKLTT, from the exons ATGGAGCGTAAAGGAAGTGAGAGCCCGGTTTCTGTCAGGCAGTGGAGCAGTGAATCTAGCTCTCTTTCTTCACGTAATGCTGCTGCTGGCCATGCTCGCTCCTCCTCCCTAACTCTCACCGGAAACAATGGAATCTCAACCGTCAAGAGGAATCAAAATGTTGCCGCCAAAGCCGCCGCTCAGCGCCCTCGTTTA TTACCTCAGAATCCTGTGGTTCTGGAAGAAGCACCAGCATCAGCGTCGTATCTTCGTCCGGCTCCGGCACTATCACCGGCACCGGCACAATCACCTACAGTGAATAGACCACCGCTCAGCCTCAGGACTCCTACTCTGGccgcagcagcagcagcagctccAGCTCCAGCTCCAGCTCCAGCTCCAGCTCCACTCGACCCTCTCATTCGCTCCAATAAGCCAAAGGATAAAAG GTTTCCGTTTGACTCTGGCCTTGTTCAGCCAAAAGATTCAGGAGGAAACCGTGATGCTTCTGCACTTCTTGATGAg GTTGATATGCTCCAGGAAGAGAATGAAAGCATTCTTGACAAG CTCAAAGTTGAGGAAGAGAGATGCAAGGAAGCAGAGGCCAGAGTTAGGGAGCTTGAGAAACAG GTAGCTTCTCTTGGAGAAGGTGTATCTTTGGAAGCTAAACTTTTGAGCAG AAAGGAAGCAGCATTGCGCCAAAGAGAG GCTGCACTTAAAAATGCCAAAGACTCTAAGGATGGAATTGGTAAGGAAATCACATCTCTGAAGGCTGCAGTTGAG AACGCAAAAGTTGAAGTGGCTGCTGCTGTGAGCCAGTTAAATGGAGCTGAATCTGAAGTGAAAGCTCTTCGGTCAATGACACACAGAATGATATTAACTCAGAAAGAAATG GAGGAAGTTGTTCTTAAGAGGTGTTGGCTTGCTCGGTATTGGGGTTTAGCTGCAAAATATG GCATCTGTGCAGATGTTGCAGTTTCAAAGTATGAACTTTGGTCATCATTAGCCCCTCTTCCTTTTGAGGTTGTCCTTTCTGCGGGACAAAAAGCTAAGGAGGAATGCTGGGAAAAAG GTGATGAAGCCCCAGATAAGAGGAGCAAACTTGTTCCAGATTTGAATGATCTTACTGGAGAAGGAAATATCGAGAGTATGCTTTCAGTTGAAATGGGACTGAAGGAGCTTGCATCTTTAAAG GTTGAGGATGCTATTGTGCAAGTATTAGCCCAACAACGTCGTCCAAGTTCTGCTCGACAATCTGTCTCAG ATATTAAATCACCAGGGGACCCGAAGTTCATGGAAGCCTTTG AATTAAGTCCAGAGGAGTCTGAGGATGTTCTTTTCAAGGAG GCTTGGCTTACATATTTTTGGAGAAGAGCAAAGGCTCATGGTATAGAGGAGGACATTGCCAAAGAACGTCTTCAGTTTTGGATTGGTCGAAGTGTGCATTCTCCTACCTCGCATGATGCTGTTGACG tTGACCAAGGACTTTTGGAGCTCAGGAAACTGGGGATTGAACATCGACTCTGGGAAGCATCCAGGAAAGAAGTTGATCACGAATATACTATTGCACCAAAATTAACGACTTGA